The following are from one region of the Actinoplanes sp. L3-i22 genome:
- a CDS encoding cytochrome P450, producing MLTDDPHFWATADLAFDRWRDEAPVHRARTPDGGTVWVVTRHADVRAAFADPRLSLQRTYANAGYSGFALPPALDANLLNLDPPEHTRLRRLVNQAFTARRVEHLRPVVAGHVDRLLAAVDPGEVTDLIGAFAAPLPLAVIGEFLGADRLDQMRSWTDALLAPGPHQLWTPRQAVAALDDYIRELIAERRARPDDTLTSALIGARDGDDRLTEDELTSLIFLILWAGYETTIDAVGNSILTLLRQPGLRDELRRDPDAVPAAIEEILRLSGPTPLSIRRFATTDLVIGGERISAGDTVMLLIAGANRDPAAFDQPSRTDLGRSPNAHVAFGHGIHHCLGAPLARLQLTGTIRAFAERYPAMALAIPDSDLAWRSSFRARGLTALPVVLMPSRSGQ from the coding sequence ATGCTGACCGACGATCCACACTTCTGGGCCACCGCCGACCTCGCCTTCGACCGGTGGCGTGACGAAGCGCCGGTCCACCGTGCGCGGACCCCGGACGGGGGCACGGTCTGGGTCGTGACCCGGCACGCCGATGTCCGGGCCGCGTTCGCGGACCCTCGGCTCTCCCTGCAGCGGACCTACGCGAACGCCGGGTACAGCGGGTTCGCCCTGCCTCCGGCCCTCGACGCGAACCTGCTCAACCTGGACCCGCCGGAGCACACCCGGCTTCGGCGGCTCGTCAACCAGGCCTTCACCGCTCGGCGCGTGGAGCACCTGCGGCCGGTGGTGGCGGGCCATGTCGACCGGCTGCTCGCCGCCGTCGACCCGGGCGAGGTGACCGACCTGATCGGCGCCTTCGCCGCGCCGCTTCCGCTCGCCGTGATCGGCGAGTTCCTCGGCGCGGACCGCCTTGATCAGATGCGGTCCTGGACGGATGCCCTCCTCGCCCCCGGCCCGCACCAGCTCTGGACGCCGCGGCAGGCCGTCGCCGCGCTGGACGACTACATCCGAGAGCTGATCGCGGAGCGCCGGGCCCGTCCCGACGACACGCTCACCAGCGCGCTGATCGGCGCCCGAGACGGCGACGACCGGCTCACCGAGGACGAGCTCACCTCGCTGATCTTCCTGATCCTCTGGGCCGGCTACGAGACGACGATCGACGCCGTCGGCAACAGCATCCTGACCCTGCTCCGGCAGCCGGGCCTCCGGGACGAACTGCGCCGCGACCCGGACGCGGTCCCCGCCGCCATCGAGGAGATCCTGCGGCTGAGCGGGCCGACCCCGCTGTCCATCCGCCGCTTCGCCACGACCGACCTGGTCATCGGCGGCGAGAGGATCAGCGCTGGGGACACGGTCATGCTCCTGATCGCCGGCGCCAACCGGGATCCGGCCGCCTTCGACCAGCCGTCGCGCACCGACCTCGGCCGGAGCCCGAACGCACACGTCGCGTTCGGCCACGGCATCCACCACTGCCTGGGCGCGCCCCTGGCCCGCCTGCAGCTGACCGGCACGATCCGGGCGTTCGCCGAGCGGTACCCGGCCATGGCCCTGGCCATCCCCGACAGCGACCTCGCATGGCGGTCGTCGTTCCGTGCCCGCGGGCTCACCGCTCTGCCGGTGGTCCTGATGCCGTCGCGATCGGGCCAGTAG
- a CDS encoding MAB_1171c family putative transporter yields the protein MSFQDVLYPFCSGLNIAIAASRIPMVIRRRRDVKSLAFVGSFLALSMTFGLATPAIWARVDALAGAPNVAGVLSQCLVVVYTFCIQLVLINWLDPETAHRRVRWRLVLAVVAIAAMVALFLQADIGREETRGWMADVASIPLMGIYMVIYLTTFLIGRIDVIRLCVSYGPAAGRLWLRRGLYWTAVGSMFGVVYVMARLADVLAPQAGLDPARWETAAGLSTVACALLTMTGLTMPSWGPVLSRVTEWIHRYFEFRALHPLWRRLTNQFPAVRLTDIVPAGPPLLCRPRDLRLWLGRMKTEIRDAQIALGRARHATVLATAARADAAAAGYHGDDLEGVVQAALIEYGLEEAARGELTGPGIAEQLHGGADVIAEVRFLIAVSHARRLPIVGGIVARFRAKHPVPTS from the coding sequence ATGAGCTTTCAGGACGTGCTCTACCCATTCTGTTCCGGACTCAATATCGCCATCGCCGCCAGCCGGATTCCGATGGTGATCAGACGTCGGCGCGACGTGAAATCCCTTGCATTCGTCGGTTCCTTCCTCGCGCTCAGCATGACTTTCGGGCTGGCGACCCCGGCGATCTGGGCACGGGTGGATGCCCTCGCCGGCGCCCCGAACGTGGCTGGTGTCCTGTCACAGTGTTTGGTCGTCGTCTACACCTTCTGCATCCAGCTCGTGCTGATCAACTGGCTCGATCCGGAGACGGCGCACCGCCGGGTACGGTGGCGGCTCGTGCTCGCCGTTGTGGCGATCGCCGCCATGGTCGCCCTGTTCCTGCAGGCCGACATCGGGCGTGAGGAGACCCGCGGCTGGATGGCGGATGTCGCAAGCATCCCGCTCATGGGGATCTATATGGTCATCTACCTGACGACCTTCCTCATCGGGCGCATCGACGTGATCCGGCTCTGCGTGTCCTACGGGCCCGCGGCCGGCCGCCTCTGGCTGCGCCGTGGCCTTTACTGGACCGCCGTAGGCTCTATGTTCGGAGTCGTCTACGTGATGGCCCGGCTGGCCGACGTCCTCGCCCCGCAGGCAGGCCTCGACCCCGCACGATGGGAGACCGCCGCTGGGCTGTCGACGGTGGCGTGCGCCCTGCTGACAATGACAGGCCTCACCATGCCATCCTGGGGACCCGTGCTGTCCCGGGTGACGGAATGGATCCACCGCTACTTCGAGTTCCGCGCCCTGCATCCGCTGTGGCGCCGACTCACCAACCAGTTCCCGGCCGTGCGTCTGACCGACATTGTCCCGGCGGGCCCGCCGCTCCTTTGCCGGCCGCGGGACCTGCGGCTGTGGCTCGGCCGGATGAAGACGGAAATCCGGGACGCCCAGATCGCCCTAGGACGGGCCCGCCACGCCACCGTTCTGGCCACGGCAGCCCGCGCCGATGCCGCGGCCGCCGGATATCACGGCGACGATCTGGAGGGCGTCGTGCAGGCGGCGCTGATCGAGTACGGCCTCGAGGAAGCCGCCCGTGGTGAATTGACCGGTCCCGGTATCGCAGAGCAGTTGCACGGCGGCGCCGACGTGATCGCCGAGGTGCGTTTCCTCATCGCCGTGTCGCACGCCCGGCGCCTTCCGATCGTCGGTGGCATCGTCGCGCGGTTCCGTGCCAAACATCCTGTCCCTACCTCCTGA
- a CDS encoding helix-turn-helix domain-containing protein — MLAVDQSIVTNRRQPIRGIQTGRSVFLVGGNERGLRISRRLKHLYETVPGFTDDRVSRDLATRGLPVSPQYIQQLRTGVRNNPTVNVLYGIAEVFGVPSTYLIADDDEAKRVEDQLALLAVLKKAGVTALALRAASLGPEALHWLTEQVERERRRAGIADRDGF; from the coding sequence ATGCTTGCGGTCGATCAGTCGATCGTCACCAACCGGCGCCAGCCCATTCGTGGCATCCAAACTGGGAGGAGTGTTTTCTTGGTAGGGGGCAATGAGCGGGGACTGCGCATATCGCGCCGCCTGAAGCACCTGTACGAGACGGTGCCGGGCTTCACCGACGATCGGGTTTCCAGGGACCTGGCGACCCGCGGCCTACCGGTCTCTCCGCAGTACATCCAGCAATTGCGGACCGGAGTGAGGAATAACCCGACTGTCAATGTTCTGTACGGTATCGCCGAGGTGTTCGGGGTGCCGTCGACGTACCTCATCGCCGACGATGACGAGGCCAAACGGGTTGAGGATCAGCTAGCCCTGCTCGCAGTCCTGAAGAAGGCCGGAGTGACCGCTCTCGCGCTGCGGGCGGCCTCCCTGGGGCCCGAAGCGCTGCACTGGCTCACCGAGCAGGTGGAGCGTGAGCGGCGCCGAGCCGGGATCGCCGACCGAGATGGTTTTTAA
- a CDS encoding winged helix-turn-helix transcriptional regulator, producing the protein MTLSQEKHRDLIKEIFQHRWYEPILRILNDGEARYREIRAGLITRYPGSPGDGYISRELAGLSRAGLVHKRETGPNRYLYSLTDDGLWAIGVFDAAYRAPMGNATAVATEQDDLLG; encoded by the coding sequence GTGACGCTTTCACAGGAAAAGCACAGGGACCTGATAAAAGAGATCTTTCAGCATCGCTGGTATGAACCGATCTTGCGAATCCTTAACGATGGCGAGGCGCGTTATCGGGAGATCCGGGCCGGTCTGATCACGCGGTATCCGGGTTCGCCGGGTGACGGTTACATCAGTCGCGAACTCGCCGGGCTCAGCCGGGCGGGGTTGGTGCACAAGCGTGAGACCGGCCCGAACCGATATCTGTACTCGCTGACCGACGACGGGCTCTGGGCGATCGGGGTCTTCGACGCGGCCTACCGTGCCCCGATGGGGAACGCCACCGCGGTGGCCACGGAGCAGGATGATCTGCTGGGATAG
- a CDS encoding DHA2 family efflux MFS transporter permease subunit — MAVETAVPSASPGEVSDRRLNVTIVALGVGAIASILDSTIVNVGVDRLSGVFHTSLTDTQWVITGFLLAMTAIVPLSGWLLDRLGGRATWMTALTVFLVASVLCGLAWNLPALIGFRVLQGLGAGLIIPALMTLLTQAAGQRRLMTAMGSFSLLVQIGPVFGPVAGGLLLQAASWRWLFLVNVPFCVAGLILARIVLPPKSASATRRSLDAVGLILLAPALTLVIYALSNVSGDHGLRSTGVWLPMAGGLGLLLGFIGWSVRDGAKALIDVRLFTDRGFAVTSGLSILSGFTMFGAMLLLPLYLQQVRGASIVETGLFLVPQGIGAAALIIGGKSLLRRVSARARIGWGFLLMALGTVPFALPSARTMTWLLIAALFVRGMGAGAANSAINASAVAGLPKAEIARGTTAFNIVQRIGSPFGTTVVAVLLARAVAGAARTSEGVVHAFGTTFWWTLGFTVFPILLASLLPASKQAGSPAGGVSAPRA; from the coding sequence TTGGCTGTTGAAACTGCCGTCCCGTCGGCGTCGCCGGGTGAGGTGAGCGATCGGCGGCTGAATGTCACGATCGTGGCGCTCGGGGTGGGTGCGATCGCCAGCATCCTCGATTCCACGATCGTCAACGTCGGTGTGGACCGGCTGTCCGGCGTCTTTCATACGAGTCTGACCGACACGCAGTGGGTGATCACGGGTTTTCTGCTGGCGATGACCGCGATCGTGCCGCTGTCCGGCTGGTTGCTCGACCGGCTCGGCGGGCGTGCCACCTGGATGACCGCGCTCACCGTCTTCCTCGTCGCGTCGGTGCTGTGCGGGCTGGCCTGGAACCTGCCCGCGCTCATCGGTTTCCGAGTTCTGCAGGGTCTGGGCGCCGGGCTGATCATCCCGGCGCTGATGACGCTGCTGACCCAGGCCGCCGGTCAACGCCGGTTGATGACCGCGATGGGCAGCTTTTCGCTGCTGGTGCAGATCGGCCCGGTGTTCGGCCCGGTCGCCGGTGGCCTACTGCTGCAGGCGGCGAGCTGGCGCTGGCTGTTCCTGGTGAACGTTCCGTTCTGCGTGGCCGGCCTGATCCTGGCCCGGATCGTGCTGCCGCCGAAATCGGCGTCGGCGACTCGCCGGTCGCTGGACGCCGTCGGGCTGATCCTGCTGGCGCCGGCCCTCACCCTGGTGATCTACGCCTTGAGCAATGTCAGCGGCGACCACGGTTTGCGGTCCACCGGCGTCTGGCTGCCGATGGCCGGCGGCCTCGGGCTACTGCTCGGATTCATCGGCTGGTCCGTGCGCGACGGCGCGAAGGCGCTGATCGACGTGCGGCTGTTCACGGACCGGGGGTTCGCGGTCACTAGCGGCCTGTCGATCCTGTCCGGGTTCACCATGTTCGGCGCGATGCTGCTACTGCCGCTCTACTTGCAGCAGGTTCGCGGCGCGTCGATCGTGGAGACCGGCCTGTTCCTGGTCCCGCAGGGGATCGGCGCGGCCGCGCTGATCATCGGCGGCAAGAGCCTGCTGCGGCGGGTGAGCGCCCGGGCCCGGATCGGCTGGGGGTTCCTCCTGATGGCCCTCGGTACCGTGCCGTTCGCTTTGCCCTCCGCCCGGACGATGACCTGGCTGCTGATCGCCGCGCTGTTCGTGCGCGGGATGGGGGCCGGGGCCGCCAACTCGGCGATCAACGCCTCGGCGGTGGCGGGACTGCCCAAGGCCGAGATCGCCCGCGGCACGACCGCCTTCAACATCGTTCAGCGGATCGGCTCGCCGTTCGGCACCACGGTCGTTGCCGTGCTGCTCGCGCGCGCGGTGGCCGGCGCCGCGCGAACGTCGGAGGGGGTGGTCCACGCGTTCGGCACGACGTTCTGGTGGACGCTCGGCTTCACCGTGTTCCCGATCCTGCTGGCGTCATTGCTTCCGGCCAGCAAGCAAGCCGGCTCGCCTGCCGGCGGCGTGTCGGCACCGCGGGCCTGA
- a CDS encoding TetR/AcrR family transcriptional regulator: MTTVVSRRDRKKAATRQALADAALRLFTERGYDNVTVKEVAEAADVALSTLFKHFPAKEALVFEEDQDVEDALIRAVLERADDESVLHALCEHLVLTRTGRHISAPDLALVESTPALREYARRMWLRHEQALAAALAEATGRAPDDLAVTSLARLALDAPQLVRGSGDPAAAMRGLFHLISDGWAAAVTPGGQPGQHL; this comes from the coding sequence ATGACGACTGTCGTGAGCCGGCGCGACCGCAAGAAGGCCGCCACCCGCCAGGCCCTGGCCGACGCCGCCCTTCGGCTGTTCACCGAGCGGGGATACGACAACGTCACCGTCAAGGAAGTGGCCGAGGCCGCCGACGTCGCGCTGAGCACCCTGTTCAAGCACTTCCCGGCCAAGGAGGCCCTGGTCTTCGAGGAGGATCAGGACGTCGAGGACGCGCTGATCCGCGCGGTGCTCGAGCGGGCGGACGACGAGTCGGTGCTGCACGCCCTGTGTGAGCACCTAGTGCTGACCAGGACAGGGCGGCACATCAGCGCACCGGATCTCGCCCTGGTGGAATCCACGCCGGCCCTGCGGGAGTACGCCCGGCGGATGTGGCTGCGCCACGAGCAGGCGCTGGCCGCCGCTCTCGCCGAAGCGACCGGACGCGCTCCGGACGATCTCGCGGTCACCAGCCTCGCTCGCCTCGCTTTGGACGCCCCTCAGCTCGTGCGTGGCAGCGGTGATCCGGCGGCCGCCATGCGTGGCCTCTTCCATCTGATCAGTGACGGCTGGGCGGCAGCTGTCACGCCCGGCGGTCAGCCAGGACAGCACCTCTGA
- a CDS encoding cytochrome P450, whose amino-acid sequence MADSELSLPVREAIRPRRKPSPITAATEITAGGRFCLLPFLRERETMDSIYDSDTEGMLRYPPRRKCPFDVPEAYAGRRRDEPASKVVMSDGRPVWLLTRYDDVRAVLADPRFGADRLADGFPVLAPGQTEGLRQQPKFMISMDGAEHSTAKRPLIPEFSARRVAEMAPQIQQIVDNSLDAVLAKPQPADLVEEFALQVPTILLAQLIGADHGDHEFFKDLVFRMIWRKTDGPERVEISKRLKTYFEKLIADKVAATGDDVLSRLIARQLDETGEVNVDVLNSTAQLLLIAGYESSASMISLGIYTLLTNPGLRAEIAADPEKTPFFVDEMLRFYSILDVAAGRVALEDVEIAGVTIRAGEGVMASTFAANRDPKVFPDPDLIDIHRASRQHVAFGYGPHQCIGANLARLELRIVFDTVLRRVPQLRLAVDENDLPFKYDALAFGLHELPVAW is encoded by the coding sequence TTGGCCGATAGCGAATTGAGTCTCCCCGTCCGTGAGGCAATCCGCCCGCGACGGAAACCTTCGCCGATTACCGCGGCCACCGAAATCACGGCCGGCGGACGATTCTGCCTGCTTCCATTCCTGCGAGAAAGGGAGACGATGGATAGCATCTACGATTCCGACACCGAGGGAATGCTGCGCTATCCGCCCCGGCGAAAATGTCCCTTCGACGTGCCGGAGGCGTACGCCGGACGGCGGCGCGACGAGCCGGCCAGCAAGGTGGTCATGAGCGACGGCCGCCCGGTCTGGCTGCTGACCCGCTACGACGACGTACGGGCCGTCCTGGCCGATCCCCGGTTCGGCGCCGATCGCCTCGCCGACGGTTTCCCGGTGCTCGCTCCGGGCCAGACCGAAGGCCTACGGCAACAGCCGAAATTCATGATCAGCATGGACGGGGCGGAGCACTCGACCGCCAAGCGCCCGCTGATCCCGGAGTTCTCCGCACGCCGGGTGGCCGAGATGGCGCCGCAGATCCAGCAGATCGTGGACAACTCCCTGGACGCGGTGCTGGCCAAGCCGCAGCCCGCCGATCTCGTCGAGGAGTTCGCCCTGCAGGTGCCGACAATCCTGCTGGCCCAGCTCATCGGCGCCGATCACGGCGATCACGAGTTCTTCAAGGATCTGGTGTTCCGGATGATCTGGCGCAAGACCGACGGCCCGGAACGCGTCGAGATCTCCAAACGCCTGAAGACCTACTTCGAGAAGCTCATCGCCGACAAGGTGGCAGCCACCGGCGACGACGTGCTGAGCCGGTTGATCGCCCGGCAGCTCGACGAGACCGGCGAGGTGAACGTCGATGTCCTCAACAGCACCGCCCAGCTCCTGCTGATCGCCGGATACGAGTCGAGCGCCAGCATGATATCGCTCGGGATCTACACCCTGCTGACCAACCCCGGGCTGCGCGCCGAAATCGCGGCCGACCCGGAGAAAACGCCGTTTTTCGTCGACGAGATGCTGCGTTTCTACTCCATTCTTGACGTTGCGGCCGGCCGAGTGGCACTGGAGGACGTGGAGATCGCCGGCGTCACCATCCGGGCCGGCGAGGGCGTGATGGCCTCGACATTCGCCGCCAACCGGGACCCGAAGGTCTTCCCGGACCCGGACCTGATCGACATTCATCGGGCCTCCCGGCAGCACGTGGCATTCGGATACGGCCCCCATCAATGCATCGGAGCCAATCTCGCACGGCTGGAACTGCGGATCGTTTTCGACACCGTTTTGCGCCGGGTCCCGCAATTGCGGCTCGCGGTCGACGAGAACGACCTTCCCTTCAAATACGACGCACTCGCGTTCGGCCTGCACGAACTGCCGGTCGCCTGGTAA
- a CDS encoding biotin carboxylase N-terminal domain-containing protein: protein MRKVIIANRGEIAVRVVRACRDAGIASVAVYAEPDWDSPHVRMADEAFALGGDTPAASYLDPARLLRAAAESGADAVHPGYGFLSENAGFAQAVIDAGLNWIGPPPHVIRELGDKVAARRIAARAGAPLVAATQDPVPDAAAVTDFCRVAGLPVAIKAAAGGGGRGLRVARTLQEIPELYESAVREAVTAFGNGDCFVELYLERARHVETQCLADAYGNVVVISTRDCTLQRRHQKLVEEAPAPFLSATQTEQLYAASKAILAEAGYIGAATCEFLIAPDGRISFLEVNTRIQVEHPVSEEVTGIDLIREQFRIADGQALSAGDPVTRGHSIEFRINSEDPGRGFLPAPGQVTAFVPPSGPGIRLDSGVEAGTVIGPAWDSLLAKLIVTGADREQALQRAARALAEFRIEGLATTLPFHRAVVADPDFTAEPFRVHTRWIETDFNNTIHPYETIATGSGGPPAHLRDVIVAEVGGRRVEVSLPAQLIAAPARLPEQRPRRAMLRDGPRKAAVSADALICPMQGTVVKVLAEDSQQVTEGEIVAVVEAMKMEQPIRAHKAGTIAGLRVTVGQSMAGGGTLCEIHG from the coding sequence ATGCGCAAGGTGATCATCGCCAATCGCGGCGAGATCGCGGTTCGCGTCGTGCGAGCGTGCCGTGATGCCGGGATAGCCAGCGTCGCTGTGTACGCCGAACCGGACTGGGACAGCCCGCACGTCCGGATGGCCGACGAGGCCTTCGCCCTGGGCGGAGACACCCCGGCCGCCAGCTATCTGGATCCGGCCCGGTTGCTGCGCGCCGCGGCAGAGTCCGGGGCCGACGCGGTCCATCCGGGCTACGGCTTCCTGTCGGAGAACGCCGGCTTCGCCCAAGCCGTCATCGACGCCGGGCTGAACTGGATCGGCCCACCGCCGCACGTCATCCGCGAACTGGGCGACAAGGTCGCGGCCCGCCGCATCGCCGCACGCGCAGGCGCACCCCTGGTGGCGGCCACGCAGGATCCGGTGCCGGACGCGGCCGCGGTCACGGACTTCTGCCGGGTCGCCGGACTGCCGGTCGCGATCAAGGCCGCGGCCGGCGGCGGAGGGCGTGGCCTACGCGTGGCACGCACCCTGCAGGAGATCCCGGAGCTCTACGAATCGGCCGTACGTGAGGCGGTCACCGCATTCGGCAACGGTGACTGCTTCGTCGAGCTGTACCTGGAGCGGGCCCGGCATGTGGAGACGCAATGCCTGGCCGACGCGTACGGAAACGTCGTCGTGATCTCCACCCGGGACTGCACGCTGCAACGCCGGCACCAGAAACTGGTCGAGGAGGCGCCCGCGCCGTTCCTCAGCGCCACCCAGACCGAACAGCTGTACGCCGCGTCCAAGGCCATCCTCGCCGAGGCCGGCTACATCGGCGCCGCCACGTGCGAATTCCTGATCGCGCCCGACGGCCGGATCAGCTTCCTGGAGGTCAACACCCGCATTCAGGTCGAGCATCCGGTCAGCGAGGAGGTCACCGGGATCGACCTGATCCGCGAGCAGTTCCGCATCGCCGACGGGCAGGCCTTGAGCGCCGGGGATCCGGTGACCCGTGGCCATTCGATCGAGTTCCGGATCAACAGCGAGGATCCCGGGCGCGGATTCCTACCGGCTCCCGGCCAGGTCACCGCCTTCGTGCCGCCTTCGGGTCCCGGCATCCGGCTCGACTCCGGAGTGGAGGCCGGAACCGTCATCGGGCCGGCCTGGGATTCGCTGCTGGCCAAACTCATCGTCACCGGCGCGGATCGCGAGCAGGCCCTGCAACGGGCCGCTAGGGCCCTGGCCGAGTTCAGGATCGAAGGACTCGCCACGACCCTGCCGTTCCACCGGGCGGTCGTGGCCGATCCGGACTTCACCGCGGAGCCGTTCCGCGTGCACACACGGTGGATCGAAACAGATTTCAACAACACCATTCACCCGTACGAAACGATCGCCACCGGCTCGGGCGGCCCGCCCGCCCACCTCCGCGATGTGATCGTCGCGGAGGTGGGCGGCCGCCGGGTCGAGGTCTCGCTGCCCGCCCAGCTGATCGCCGCGCCGGCCCGGCTGCCGGAGCAGCGGCCGCGGCGGGCGATGCTCCGGGACGGCCCGCGCAAGGCGGCCGTCTCCGCCGACGCCCTGATCTGCCCGATGCAGGGAACCGTCGTCAAGGTGCTGGCCGAGGACTCCCAGCAGGTCACCGAAGGCGAGATCGTCGCCGTCGTCGAGGCCATGAAGATGGAGCAGCCGATCCGCGCCCACAAGGCCGGAACCATCGCGGGCCTGCGCGTCACGGTCGGCCAGAGCATGGCGGGCGGAGGCACGCTCTGCGAGATCCACGGGTGA
- a CDS encoding TcmI family type II polyketide cyclase codes for MASTLIVGKMDPLAAPEVAKILSEFDGRGTAGGPRRRQVYGYYDVYVEVLDDDSPSTSQEPLRAALADYVEVYDPEVASTPFQPTATGFYHRQLASPLDLTALHSTVIVNRMDPAVVPRVAELFGGLDDTDFPQQMGTRRRQLFRYGRDLYFHVQDFDHTDGNQTIDQAWKQADPRFIKICADLDPLVHKYDPARWRSTADQIAKRFYHWEAPA; via the coding sequence ATGGCAAGCACGCTGATCGTAGGAAAGATGGACCCACTCGCGGCCCCCGAGGTCGCGAAGATCCTCAGTGAGTTCGACGGCCGGGGCACGGCCGGCGGCCCGCGACGCCGGCAGGTCTACGGCTACTACGACGTCTACGTCGAGGTGCTCGACGACGACTCCCCGAGCACCTCGCAGGAGCCGCTGCGAGCGGCGCTCGCCGACTATGTCGAGGTCTACGACCCGGAAGTGGCCTCAACGCCGTTCCAGCCCACCGCGACCGGCTTCTACCACCGGCAGCTCGCCTCCCCACTCGATCTGACCGCGCTGCACAGCACGGTGATCGTCAACCGAATGGACCCGGCGGTCGTCCCGCGCGTCGCCGAGCTGTTCGGCGGGCTGGACGACACCGACTTCCCCCAGCAGATGGGCACCCGCCGGCGGCAGCTGTTCCGCTACGGCCGCGATCTCTACTTCCACGTCCAGGACTTCGATCACACGGACGGGAACCAGACGATCGACCAAGCCTGGAAGCAGGCCGACCCGCGATTCATCAAGATCTGCGCCGACCTGGACCCGCTCGTGCACAAGTACGACCCGGCCCGATGGCGCTCGACCGCCGATCAGATCGCCAAGCGGTTCTACCACTGGGAGGCTCCGGCATGA
- a CDS encoding beta-ketoacyl synthase, whose amino-acid sequence MSRRVVITGVDVLAPGGVGVKQFWDLLAQGRTATRAITLCDPSQFRSRVAAEIDFRPEDHGLTPREIARMDRAAQFAVVTAHGAVADSGMSFADIDPYRVGVALGTAIGATMRLDQDYRIVSDAGALDLVDHTYAHRHFYNFFVPSSFTAEVATAIGAHGPGTVVSSGCTSGIDAVGYAAELIRDGSADIMITGASDAPISPITLACFDAIKATTPRCDEPHRASRPFDQTRNGFVLGEGAAMFVLEELDSARRRGARIYAEIAGYANRCNAYHMTGLRPDGAEMAEAIRAALAEARMNAEDIDYINAHGSGTKQNDRHETAAFKKSLGRHAYRTPVSSIKSMVGHSLGAIGSIEIAASVLAMANSLIPPTANLHNPDPECDLDYVPLIARPQQTDTVLTVGSGFGGFQSAMVLSRPERVTA is encoded by the coding sequence ATGAGCCGGCGAGTTGTCATCACCGGCGTCGACGTTCTCGCGCCGGGCGGCGTCGGCGTCAAGCAGTTCTGGGACCTGCTCGCCCAGGGCCGCACCGCCACCCGGGCGATCACGCTGTGCGACCCGAGCCAGTTCCGATCACGAGTGGCCGCCGAGATCGACTTCCGCCCCGAGGATCACGGACTGACCCCGCGGGAGATCGCCCGGATGGACCGGGCCGCTCAGTTCGCCGTGGTGACGGCCCACGGGGCGGTCGCGGACAGCGGCATGAGCTTCGCCGACATCGATCCGTATCGCGTCGGTGTCGCTCTCGGCACCGCCATCGGCGCCACGATGCGCCTCGACCAGGACTATCGCATCGTCAGCGACGCCGGAGCTCTCGACCTGGTCGACCACACGTACGCGCACCGGCACTTCTACAACTTCTTCGTCCCCAGCTCGTTCACCGCCGAGGTCGCCACCGCCATCGGCGCCCACGGACCCGGCACCGTCGTATCGTCGGGTTGCACGTCCGGCATCGACGCCGTCGGCTACGCGGCTGAGCTGATCCGCGACGGGTCGGCCGACATCATGATCACCGGCGCGTCCGACGCGCCGATATCACCGATCACGCTGGCCTGCTTCGACGCGATCAAGGCGACGACACCACGATGCGACGAGCCGCACCGGGCTTCGCGTCCCTTCGACCAGACCCGCAACGGCTTCGTCCTCGGCGAAGGCGCCGCGATGTTCGTCCTGGAGGAGCTGGACAGCGCCCGTCGCCGCGGCGCCCGGATCTACGCCGAGATCGCCGGATACGCCAACCGCTGCAACGCCTACCACATGACGGGACTACGGCCGGACGGCGCCGAGATGGCCGAGGCGATCCGGGCCGCGCTGGCCGAGGCCCGGATGAATGCCGAGGATATCGACTACATCAACGCCCACGGGTCCGGCACCAAACAGAACGACCGGCACGAGACGGCGGCCTTCAAGAAGAGCCTCGGCCGGCACGCCTATCGGACCCCGGTGAGCTCGATCAAGTCGATGGTCGGTCACTCGCTGGGCGCGATCGGTTCCATCGAAATCGCCGCCTCGGTGCTGGCCATGGCCAACAGCCTCATCCCGCCCACGGCGAATCTGCACAACCCCGACCCGGAGTGCGACTTGGACTACGTACCCCTCATCGCCCGTCCCCAGCAGACCGACACCGTCCTGACCGTGGGAAGCGGATTCGGCGGCTTCCAGAGCGCCATGGTCCTCTCCCGTCCGGAACGGGTGACCGCATGA